The Actinocorallia herbida DNA window CCGACGGTCAAGGCCATCGCCGCGCACGAGGCGGTCTTCCCGACGACGAACGCCCACCCCGCCAGGTGCCCCCAGAACGCGCCGAGCCGCTCCCGCCCGTACACATAGGTGCCGCCGGACCTCGGATACCGGGCCGCGAGCCGCGCCGAGGACGTCGCGTTGCAGTAGGCCACCACCGCGGCGAGCCCCAGCCCCAGGAGCAGCCCGGACCCCGCCGCCGCGGCGGCGGGCGCGAGCGCCGCGAAGATCCCGGCCCCGAGCATCGCGCCGAGCCCGACCACCACCGCGTCGAAGATCCCGAGACTCCGCCGCAGCTCCCCCTGCCCGGCCGAAGCCGTCGACGGGCCCATGATCCCTGCCTCTCCCCGTACCGGCCACCGATCCCGGCGCACGATATCGGCCCGAGATGACGGAACGGGGTTCGGTCGCGTCCGAGGTCCCGTGCGGAGATTTCGGGCGGTATTTCGGCCTTAGCATGGTCTAGACCGCTCTTTTGGAAGGTTCCAACTCCCCATGCCCTTGGCTCTGCTCGCCCTGGCCGCCGCCGCGTTCTGCATCGGCACGACCGAATTCGTCACGATGGGGCTGCTGCCCCAGATCGCAGACGGGGTCGGGGTGTCCGTGCCGCAAGCGGGCAACATCGTGTCGGCCTATGCGCTCGGCGTCGTCGTCGGCGCCCCGCTGCTCACCGGGATCGGGGCGCGTATCCCGCACAAGCGGCTGCTGCTGATGCTGTGCGGGGTGTTCGTGATCGGCAACGCGGCGTCCGCGCTCGCGCCGACGTTCGGGTGGCTCTTCGCCGCGCGCGTGTTCGCGGGCCTCCCGCACGGGGCGATCTTCGGGGTCGGCGCGGTCGTCGCCGCGCGGCTCGTCGCGCCGGAGCGGGCGGCGCGGGCCGTCTCGATGATGTTCCTCGGGCTGACCATCGCCAACATCATCGGCGTCCCGGCGGGTACCGCGCTCGGGCAGGAGCTGGGCTGGCGGTTCACCTACCTCGCCGTCACCGTCCTCAGCCTCGTGGCCCTCGCAGGGCTCGCCCTGTTCATCCCGCACCAGCCGCGCGGGCCCAAGGCGGGCGTCCGGCACGAGCTGCGGGCCATGGGCAACACCCAGGTCGGGATCGGGCTGATCACGGCGGTCGTTGGATTCGGTGGGTTCTTCGCCGTCTACAGCTACCTCGTGCCCATGCTCACAAATGTGACAGGCATGTCCGACTCGTCGACCACG harbors:
- a CDS encoding MFS transporter — its product is MPLALLALAAAAFCIGTTEFVTMGLLPQIADGVGVSVPQAGNIVSAYALGVVVGAPLLTGIGARIPHKRLLLMLCGVFVIGNAASALAPTFGWLFAARVFAGLPHGAIFGVGAVVAARLVAPERAARAVSMMFLGLTIANIIGVPAGTALGQELGWRFTYLAVTVLSLVALAGLALFIPHQPRGPKAGVRHELRAMGNTQVGIGLITAVVGFGGFFAVYSYLVPMLTNVTGMSDSSTTLVLALYGVGMTLGTLLAGPLTDRALRPTLYAGFLLLAVGLAVFYFTVHSTVPALVTVVFIGMMGSFITTPLQMLLMTKAKNAPTMAAASNHSAFNLANAGGAWLGGLAITAGWGWASPALVGSGLALAGLALAFVGAALDRNPDRAEPLPEPVTEGAAVLEAKGSARP